One region of Eupeodes corollae chromosome 1, idEupCoro1.1, whole genome shotgun sequence genomic DNA includes:
- the LOC129940433 gene encoding DNA-directed RNA polymerase I subunit RPA12, translated as MESFATTPGFCPVCGTILPELKLTGSVGCYNCKNNFEADVFGEMEVEYTIHFNSYDPEKKGTKIKQEKEEPDGPVVERRCPKCGFNKMSYATLQLRSADEGQTVFFTCLKCKFKESENS; from the exons ATGGAATCATTTGCAACTACACCCGGCTTTTGTCCTGTATGCGGTACTATACTTCCAGAGCTTAAGCTTACAGGCAGTGTTGGCTGTTACAACtgcaaaaataatttcgaaGCGGACG TATTTGGAGAAATGGAAGTAGAATACACAATACACTTCAATTCTTATGATCCGGAGAAAAagggaacaaaaataaaacaagaaaaagaagagcCCGATGGTCCAGTTGTCGAGCGAAGATGCCcaaaatgtggtttcaacaagatgtcATACGCGACATTACAGTTACGTTCAGCAGATGAAGGACAGACGGTTTTCTTCACGTGCCTCAAATGCAA aTTCAAAGAATCGGAAAATTCTTGA
- the LOC129940432 gene encoding zinc finger protein 330 homolog, which translates to MPKKKTGQRKKAEKQKLRLKEIRSKEIQLAEAPCNAPMECEKCTKKQKSRAFCYFCQSLQRLPICAQCGKVKCMLKTGDCVVKHPGVYTTGLGMVGAICDFCEAWVCHGRKCLQSHACTCPLQSATCIECERGVWEHGGRIFKCSFCEGFLCEDDQFEHQASCQVLESENYKCQSCNRLGQYSCLRCKTCYCEDHVRRKGFKYEKNKAIPCPKCNYDTSVTKDLSMSTRSHKFGRQAQFGDDDDGYEPYYASSSYQPSGYTAAGYGNDDDDDDDDDYDDDDDDDDEDEDDESTQESEEEEEAKGKDAKKSEAK; encoded by the coding sequence atgcCTAAGAAAAAAACCGGCCAacgaaaaaaagctgaaaagcaAAAACTTCGGCTAAAGGAAATCCGTAGTAAAGAAATACAACTCGCAGAAGCACCCTGCAATGCACCCATGGAATGCGAAAAATGCACGAAAAAGCAAAAATCCCGAGCATTTTGCTATTTCTGCCAAAGTTTGCAGCGGCTTCCAATTTGTGCTCAATGCGGTAAGGTGAAGTGCATGTTAAAGACCGGAGATTGTGTAGTTAAACATCCTGGAGTCTACACAACCGGTCTGGGTATGGTCGGCGCTATTTGTGATTTCTGCGAAGCCTGGGTGTGCCATGGCAGAAAGTGTCTTCAATCGCATGCTTGCACCTGCCCTTTGCAGAGtgcaacttgtattgaatgtGAGCGCGGTGTTTGGGAGCATGGTGGACGCATTTTCAAGTGCTCCTTTTGTGAGGGATTCCTCTGCGAGGACGATCAATTTGAACATCAAGCTTCATGCCAGGTTCTTGAATCGGAGAATTACAAGTGTCAATCGTGCAATCGTTTGGGACAATATTCTTGCTTGCGTTGCAAGACATGCTACTGCGAGGATCATGTCCGACGCAAGGGATTCAAATACGAGAAGAATAAGGCTATTCCATGCCCGAAATGTAACTACGATACTTCGGTTACCAAGGACTTGAGTATGTCCACGAGAAGTCATAAGTTCGGAAGACAGGCTCAGTTCGGCGATGATGACGATGGGTATGAACCTTACTATGCATCCTCTTCATATCAACCCAGTGGTTACACTGCTGCTGGTTATGgtaatgatgatgacgacgacgatgatgatgattacgatgatgacgatgacgacgacgatgaagatgaagacgatGAAAGCACCCAAGAATctgaagaggaagaagaagccAAGGGAAAGGATGCTAAAAAATCCGaagccaaataa